The genomic stretch ATGTCCGCTGGCTGCAGGAGCGCGGCGTGAAAATCTGGGACGAGTGGGCCGACGAGAACGGTGACCTCGGACCCGTCTACGGCTCGCAGTGGCGCTCCTGGCCCACCCCCGACGGCGGCCAGATCGACCAGATCGCAAACGTCGTGGAGTCCATCCGGAACAACCCCAACTCCCGCCGCCACATCGTGACAGCCTGGAACCCGGCGGAGGTCGACAACATGGCCCTGCCGCCCTGCCACGCCCTCTTCCAGTTCTACGTTGCCCCAGGCACCGACGGCGGCCCCGGCAAGCTCTCCTGCCAGCTGTATCAGCGCTCGGCGGACATGTTCCTCGGCGTCCCGTTCAACATCGCCTCCTACGCCCTGCTGACTCACATGGTCGCCCAGCAGACCGGCCTTGACGTCGGAGAGTTCATCTGGACCGGCGGCGACGTCCACATCTACGACAACCACACCGACCAGGTCGCCGAGCAGCTCGGCCGCCTGGACGAGGTCAGGGCTTACCCGGAACTGAAGTTCAACCGCGTCCCGGATTCGATCTTCGACTACACCTTCGAGGACTTCGAAGTCGTCGGCTACGACCCGCACCCGCTCATCAAAGCGCCCGTCGCGGTCTGACCGCAGAGAAAGAGCTGATCCACCATGCCCCTTGATTCCACCATGCCCTACACCAGCACCTTCCAGCTCGAACCCGAAGCGGATGAGGCCCATCTCTTCCCCAGTGGAACTACGCAGCACATCGAACTGCAGATCCGGGCCTACAACCGCCACGCTGCCATATCGCTCATGCGTGCCTTTGGAGGGGAGCTGCAAAGCAACGTGCTGCACGACTGGATCGGAGACCCGGCGACCCTTCCGGCCGGGAACTTCGAATCGGCGTACGAAAAAGTACATTACCCGCACATCAGCCTCACCGCAGCCGGGTCCCACGACAAAGACCACTGCGAGGTGATGATCACGGCGCCCAGCATCAAGGCGGCACACTACGCGCTTCGCCTTGCCGCCTCATCACCCGACTTCTACGAGCAGGTCCTCGATCAAGAACAGGGAGCGTCCTTCCGCCGGGCCGGCTAAGGGTTATCCTGCCCGTCCCGCCACGCGTTCGCGGGGATACCCCCGGCATCTGCCGCACACATGTCCGGCATGACTGAGAACCCCGTGCCTGTCACCGCCGCGCCATATCTGCAGCAGACCCAGGTCTGGACGGACGTGCACGGAAATACCCACCTGCTCGAAGACATGACAGCGAACTACCTTCGCAACGTTCTCTCCTACCTGGAGCACAAGGCAGATGAACTCTACGGGGCCGAGCAGGAGGAGGTCGTCCGCGCGCAGCTGGTCGAGGTGTTCGAGCCCTGTCGTTACCCGCACGGCGTCCCGCCCCTGGAATTCGCGACCGCGCGGGAGTGGTTGCAAAGCACACCGCTCGTCAAAGCCATGACGGAACTTCTCGGAGAACGCCCAGCCCGGCACTGAACCACCACCAATGAAATGAGGAACACCATGACGCTCAAGGAGCGCCTGAAAGAAGACGTCGTCGCCCACATGAAGGCCGGCCACAAGACCGCCCTGACGACCGTACGCAATGTCCTGGGAGAGATCAGCACCAAGGAGAAGGCCGGCAAGACGCCGATCGAGCTGGACGACGTCCAGGTGACGTCGCTGCTGCAGAAGGAAGCTGCCAAGCGCCGCGACACCGCCCGCATCTACACCGAAGCAGGCCAGGGCGACCGGGCCGCGGCCGAGATCACCGAAGCGGAGATCATCGAGGCGTACCTGCCCAAGGCGCTCACCCGGGACGAGGTCGAAGTGATCGTCGACGAGGCCATCAACGCGCTGAAGGCCGACGGCCAGGAGCTCTCCATGCGTTCCATCGGCGCAGTAATGAAGCCGGTCACCGCCAAGGTCGCCGGACGCTTCGACGGCAAGACGGTCAGCGAAATCGTCCGCGGACGCCTGAGCTAAGGCCGTGGACCTCAAGACCCCGGTTCCGATCGAGTACGTCAACTTCGGCATCGCCGGAGGGGTGAAATACCGGCTGGTCTGCAAGCACCATCCGGAGAACGGCTACCGGACGAAGAACCCTTGGGGCCGGTCCATCTTTACGGAGGCCGCGGGGAAGGACTGCCCATGCCCGGTCGATGATTTGCTCGTCACCCATATCCCCGAGGAACTGACGGATGAGCCGTTCGGCGGCCGCCACTTCAAGAAGGGAATGCCGGCCGAGTTCGCACCCGAGCCGGTCACCGTCCACCTGACAGTGCAGCAGCAGGGCTGACCGTCGACAAGAGAAGGCCCCTGGAGCTCAAACTCCAGGGGCCTTCTCTTGTCCTACCGGTTCTCCATCGTCAACTGTGAAGCGGGACCGCCGAGCGGCTTGTAGCTCCCGATGCGGGTGGGCTGCTGCGTCCGCGGGGATTCGTCGGCCGCATGCCAGGCGTACCAGTGGCGGGTACTTTCCAGTGCAAGCCGGGAGCACGAATCGAAGACCGACCCGGTGAGAACT from Pseudarthrobacter chlorophenolicus A6 encodes the following:
- a CDS encoding GatB/YqeY domain-containing protein, whose product is MTLKERLKEDVVAHMKAGHKTALTTVRNVLGEISTKEKAGKTPIELDDVQVTSLLQKEAAKRRDTARIYTEAGQGDRAAAEITEAEIIEAYLPKALTRDEVEVIVDEAINALKADGQELSMRSIGAVMKPVTAKVAGRFDGKTVSEIVRGRLS